A section of the Babesia microti strain RI chromosome I, complete genome genome encodes:
- a CDS encoding BMN1-like protein, partial (C-term) (overlaps_old_locusTagID:BBM_I03535), translating to MVNEVRYAISEFVKYFHANITKYKEEGIDIDSDIVSSFDLFVGITTNIKMQ from the coding sequence ATGGTGAATGAAGTAAGATATGCAATTAGtgaatttgtcaaatattttcatgCTAACATCACCAAATACAAAGAAGAAGGTATTGATATTGACAGTGATATTGTTTCAAGCTTCGATTTATTTGTCGGCATTACTACcaatattaaaatgcaaTAA